In Meleagris gallopavo isolate NT-WF06-2002-E0010 breed Aviagen turkey brand Nicholas breeding stock chromosome 15, Turkey_5.1, whole genome shotgun sequence, one DNA window encodes the following:
- the MAPK9 gene encoding mitogen-activated protein kinase 9 isoform X5 → MIISLLNVFTPQKSLEEFQDVYLVMELMDANLCQVIHMELDHERMSYLLYQMLCGIKHLHSAGIIHRDLKPSNIVVKSDCTLKILDFGLARTACTNFMMTPYVVTRYYRAPEVILGMGYKENVDIWSVGCIMGELVKGCVIFQGTDHIDQWNKVIEQLGTPSAEFMKKLQPTVRNYVENRPKYPGIKFEELFPDWIFPSESDRDKLKTSQARDLLSKMLVVDPDKRISVDEALRHPYITVWYDPAEAEAPPPQIYDAQLEEREHAIEEWKELIYKEVMDWEERSKNGVVKDQPSDAAVNSNTSPSQSSSINDISSMSTEQTLASDTDSSLDALTGPLEGCR, encoded by the exons ATG ataATTAGCTTATTAAATGTATTTACACCGCAGAAGTCACTAGAGGAATTTCAGGATGT ATATTTGGTTATGGAGCTGATGGATGCCAACTTGTGCCAAGTTATTCATATGGAATTGGATCATGAAAGAATGTCTTATCTCCTTTACCAGATGCTATGTGGTATCAAACATCTCCACTCAGCTGGTATCATCCACAGA GATTTGAAACCCAGCAACATAGTAGTAAAATCAGATTGTACACTCAAAATCCTTGATTTTGGACTGGCAAGAACAGCGTGTACTAATTTTATGATGACTCCATATGTAGTAACACGATATTACAGAGCGCCAGAGGTTATCCTTGGAATGGGATATAAAGAGAATG ttGATATCTGGTCAGTTGGTTGCATCATGGGAGAATTGGTGAAAGGTTGTGTGATATTCCAAGGCACTGATC ATATTGATCAATGGAATAAAGTAATTGAACAACTAGGAACGCCCTCAGCAGAATTCATGAAGAAACTACAGCCTACAGTGAGGAATTATGTAGAAAACAGGCCAAAATATCCAGGTATTAAATTTGAAGAGCTCTTTCCAGACTGGATATTTCCATCAGAATCAGACCGTGACAAGTTAAAAA CCAGTCAAGCTAGAGATTTATTATCAAAAATGCTTGTAGTAGATCCAGACAAGAGAATTTCCGTAGATGAGGCCTTACGTCATCCCTATATTACTGTCTGGTATGATCCAGCTGAAGCAGAAGCT CCTCCACCTCAAATTTACGATGCACAACTGGAGGAGAGAGAACACGCAATTGAAGAATGGAAAG AATTAATATACAAAGAGGTAATGGATTgggaagaaagaagcaagaatggTGTGGTAAAAGACCAGCCCTCAG ATGCAGCAGTGAATAGCAACACCAGTCCTTCCCAGTCATCATCTATCAATGACATTTCATCCATGTCAACAGAGCAAACATTGGCTTCAGATACAGACAGCAGCCTCGATGCCTTGACAGGACCCCTCGAAGGATGCCGATGA
- the LOC100538542 gene encoding glutamine--fructose-6-phosphate aminotransferase [isomerizing] 2: MPWLLSLEIDLTSFVQVFFFFLFCLRGFQEGAFALVFKSIHYPGEAVATRRGSPLLIGVRSKYKLSTEQIPVLYGTCNIENMKNMCNSRMKRLDSSTCLHAVGDKAVEFFFASDASAIIEHTNRVIFLEDDDIAAVTDGKLSIHRLERSASDDPSRVIQTLQMELQQIMKGNFSAFMQKEIFEQPESVVNTMRGRVNFENSTVLLGGLKDHLKEIRRCRRLIIIGCGTSYHAAVATRQVLEELTELPVMVELASDFLDRNTPVFRDDVCFFISQSGETADTLMALRYCKERRALTVGITNTVGSSISRETDCGVHINAGPEIGVASTKAYTSQFVSLVMFGLMMSEDRISLQKRRREIISGLKSLPEMIKEVLSLDEKIHDLALELYKQRSLLVMGRGYNYATCLEGALKIKEITYMHSEGILAGELKHGPLALIDKQMPVIMVIMKDPCFTKCQNALQQVTARQGRPIILCSKEDTESSKFAYKTIELPHTVDCLQGILSVIPLQLLSFHLAVLRGYDVDFPRNLAKSVTVE; the protein is encoded by the exons ATGCCTTGGCTCCTAAGTTTGGAAATAGATCTAACAAGCT TTGttcaggtattttttttctttcttttctgtctccGTGGTTTTCAGGAAGGTGCTTTTGCATTGGTTTTCAAGAGCATCCATTACCCAGGTGAAGCTGTTGCTACCAG GAGAGGGAGTCCTTTGCTCATTGGAGTTAGAAGCAAGTACAAGCTTTCCACTGAACAGATTCCTGTTTTATATGGAACAT GCAACATTGAGAATATGAAGAACATGTGCAATTCACGAATGAAAAGACTGGACAGCTCTACTTGTCTTCATGCTGTTGGGGATAAAGCAGtagaatttttctttgcttcagatGCAAG tgctATCATTGAGCATACCAACAGAGTAATTTTCTTAGAAGATGATGACATTGCAGCAGTAACTGATGGGAAGCTTTCAATTCACCGCCTGGAGCGTTCAGCTAGTGATGATCCTTCCCGGGTCATCCAAACCTTGCAAATGGAGTTGCAGCAAATCATGAAGG GTAATTTCAGTGCATTCatgcaaaaggaaatttttgAACAACCGGAATCAGTTGTCAATACTATGAGAGGCAGGGTGAATTTTGAGAACAGCACAG TCCTGCTGGGGGGTCTGAAGGACCAtttgaaagaaatcagaagatgCCGAAGGCTGATCATTATTGGCTGTGGGACCAGTTATCATGCTGCAGTAGCT ACTCGACAAGTACTGGAGGAATTAACTGAGTTACCCGTGATGGTAGAACTTGCTAGTGACTTCCTGGACAGGAACACACCTGTGTTCAGAGATGATGTCTGCTTTTTTATAAGTCAGTCAG GTGAAACTGCAGATACACTTATGGCTTTGAGGTATTGTAAAGAACGCCGTGCTCTAACAGTTGGCATCACAAACACAGTTGGAAGCTCAATATCCAGAGAGACTGACTGTGGTGTACATATCAATGCAGGACCTGAGATAGGTGTGGCAAGCACAAAG GCTTATACCAGCCAGTTTGTGTCTCTTGTAATGTTCGGCCTCATGATGTCTGAAGACAGAATTTCTTTGCAGAAACGGAGAAGGGAAATCATTAGTGGACTAAAATCATTGCCAG AGATGATTAAAGAAGTCTTGTCCTTGGATGAGAAGATACATGACTTGGCTCTTGAGCTGTACAAACAAAGGTCACTGCTGGTTATGGGTCGTGGATATAATTATGCCACTTGTCTGGAAGGAGCTCTG aaaataaaagaaatcaccTACATGCACTCTGAAGGTATCCTGGCTGGTGAGCTTAAACATGGTCCACTAGCCCTAATAGATAAACAGATGCCTGTTATCATGGTCATAATGAAGGATCCTTGCTTCACCAAGTGCCAGAATGCTCTGCAACAGGTCACAGCTCGACAG GGTCGTCCAATCATCCTGTGTTCTAAGGAAGACACAGAAAGCTCAAAATTTGCCTACAAAACCATTGAGCTGCCTCATACAGTTGACTGCCTTCAAGGAATCTTGAGTGTTATTCCTCTCCAGTTGCTTTCATTCCACCTGGCTGTTCTCAGAGGATATGAT GTGGATTTTCCAAGGAATTTGGCCAAATCAGTTACTGTAGAATAA
- the MAPK9 gene encoding mitogen-activated protein kinase 9 isoform X6, translating into MELMDANLCQVIHMELDHERMSYLLYQMLCGIKHLHSAGIIHRDLKPSNIVVKSDCTLKILDFGLARTACTNFMMTPYVVTRYYRAPEVILGMGYKENVDIWSVGCIMGELVKGCVIFQGTDHIDQWNKVIEQLGTPSAEFMKKLQPTVRNYVENRPKYPGIKFEELFPDWIFPSESDRDKLKTSQARDLLSKMLVVDPDKRISVDEALRHPYITVWYDPAEAEAPPPQIYDAQLEEREHAIEEWKELIYKEVMDWEERSKNGVVKDQPSDAAVNSNTSPSQSSSINDISSMSTEQTLASDTDSSLDALTGPLEGCR; encoded by the exons ATGGAGCTGATGGATGCCAACTTGTGCCAAGTTATTCATATGGAATTGGATCATGAAAGAATGTCTTATCTCCTTTACCAGATGCTATGTGGTATCAAACATCTCCACTCAGCTGGTATCATCCACAGA GATTTGAAACCCAGCAACATAGTAGTAAAATCAGATTGTACACTCAAAATCCTTGATTTTGGACTGGCAAGAACAGCGTGTACTAATTTTATGATGACTCCATATGTAGTAACACGATATTACAGAGCGCCAGAGGTTATCCTTGGAATGGGATATAAAGAGAATG ttGATATCTGGTCAGTTGGTTGCATCATGGGAGAATTGGTGAAAGGTTGTGTGATATTCCAAGGCACTGATC ATATTGATCAATGGAATAAAGTAATTGAACAACTAGGAACGCCCTCAGCAGAATTCATGAAGAAACTACAGCCTACAGTGAGGAATTATGTAGAAAACAGGCCAAAATATCCAGGTATTAAATTTGAAGAGCTCTTTCCAGACTGGATATTTCCATCAGAATCAGACCGTGACAAGTTAAAAA CCAGTCAAGCTAGAGATTTATTATCAAAAATGCTTGTAGTAGATCCAGACAAGAGAATTTCCGTAGATGAGGCCTTACGTCATCCCTATATTACTGTCTGGTATGATCCAGCTGAAGCAGAAGCT CCTCCACCTCAAATTTACGATGCACAACTGGAGGAGAGAGAACACGCAATTGAAGAATGGAAAG AATTAATATACAAAGAGGTAATGGATTgggaagaaagaagcaagaatggTGTGGTAAAAGACCAGCCCTCAG ATGCAGCAGTGAATAGCAACACCAGTCCTTCCCAGTCATCATCTATCAATGACATTTCATCCATGTCAACAGAGCAAACATTGGCTTCAGATACAGACAGCAGCCTCGATGCCTTGACAGGACCCCTCGAAGGATGCCGATGA
- the MAPK9 gene encoding mitogen-activated protein kinase 9 isoform X2 codes for MSESKSDSQFYSVQVADSTFTVLKRYQQLKPIGSGAQGIVCAAFDTVLGINVAVKKLSRPFQNQTHAKRAYRELVLLKCVNHKNIISLLNVFTPQKSLEEFQDVYLVMELMDANLCQVIHMELDHERMSYLLYQMLCGIKHLHSAGIIHRDLKPSNIVVKSDCTLKILDFGLARTACTNFMMTPYVVTRYYRAPEVILGMGYKENVDIWSVGCIMAEMVLHKVLFPGRDYIDQWNKVIEQLGTPSAEFMKKLQPTVRNYVENRPKYPGIKFEELFPDWIFPSESDRDKLKTSQARDLLSKMLVVDPDKRISVDEALRHPYITVWYDPAEAEAPPPQIYDAQLEEREHAIEEWKELIYKEVMDWEERSKNGVVKDQPSDAAVNSNTSPSQSSSINDISSMSTEQTLASDTDSSLDALTGPLEGCR; via the exons ATGAGTGAAAGTAAATCTGATAGTCAGTTTTACAGTGTTCAAGTTGCAGATTCAACATTCACTGTACTAAAACGTTACCAGCAATTGAAGCCTATAGGATCAGGGGCACAGGGCATTGTTTG TGCTGCGTTCGATACGGTCCTTGGAATAAACGTTGCTGTAAAGAAGTTGAGCCGTCCTTTTCAGAATCAAACCCACGCGAAAAGAGCTTACAGAGAGcttgttcttttaaaatgtgtcaATCACAAAAAT ataATTAGCTTATTAAATGTATTTACACCGCAGAAGTCACTAGAGGAATTTCAGGATGT ATATTTGGTTATGGAGCTGATGGATGCCAACTTGTGCCAAGTTATTCATATGGAATTGGATCATGAAAGAATGTCTTATCTCCTTTACCAGATGCTATGTGGTATCAAACATCTCCACTCAGCTGGTATCATCCACAGA GATTTGAAACCCAGCAACATAGTAGTAAAATCAGATTGTACACTCAAAATCCTTGATTTTGGACTGGCAAGAACAGCGTGTACTAATTTTATGATGACTCCATATGTAGTAACACGATATTACAGAGCGCCAGAGGTTATCCTTGGAATGGGATATAAAGAGAATG TGGATATCTGGTCTGTTGGGTGCATTATGGCAGAAATGGTCCTCCATAAAGTCCTGTTTCCAGGAAGAGATT ATATTGATCAATGGAATAAAGTAATTGAACAACTAGGAACGCCCTCAGCAGAATTCATGAAGAAACTACAGCCTACAGTGAGGAATTATGTAGAAAACAGGCCAAAATATCCAGGTATTAAATTTGAAGAGCTCTTTCCAGACTGGATATTTCCATCAGAATCAGACCGTGACAAGTTAAAAA CCAGTCAAGCTAGAGATTTATTATCAAAAATGCTTGTAGTAGATCCAGACAAGAGAATTTCCGTAGATGAGGCCTTACGTCATCCCTATATTACTGTCTGGTATGATCCAGCTGAAGCAGAAGCT CCTCCACCTCAAATTTACGATGCACAACTGGAGGAGAGAGAACACGCAATTGAAGAATGGAAAG AATTAATATACAAAGAGGTAATGGATTgggaagaaagaagcaagaatggTGTGGTAAAAGACCAGCCCTCAG ATGCAGCAGTGAATAGCAACACCAGTCCTTCCCAGTCATCATCTATCAATGACATTTCATCCATGTCAACAGAGCAAACATTGGCTTCAGATACAGACAGCAGCCTCGATGCCTTGACAGGACCCCTCGAAGGATGCCGATGA
- the MAPK9 gene encoding mitogen-activated protein kinase 9 isoform X4: MSESKSDSQFYSVQVADSTFTVLKRYQQLKPIGSGAQGIVCAAFDTVLGINVAVKKLSRPFQNQTHAKRAYRELVLLKCVNHKNIISLLNVFTPQKSLEEFQDVYLVMELMDANLCQVIHMELDHERMSYLLYQMLCGIKHLHSAGIIHRDLKPSNIVVKSDCTLKILDFGLARTACTNFMMTPYVVTRYYRAPEVILGMGYKENVDIWSVGCIMGELVKGCVIFQGTDHIDQWNKVIEQLGTPSAEFMKKLQPTVRNYVENRPKYPGIKFEELFPDWIFPSESDRDKLKTSQARDLLSKMLVVDPDKRISVDEALRHPYITVWYDPAEAEAPPPQIYDAQLEEREHAIEEWKELIYKEVMDWEERSKNGVVKDQPSAQMQQ, from the exons ATGAGTGAAAGTAAATCTGATAGTCAGTTTTACAGTGTTCAAGTTGCAGATTCAACATTCACTGTACTAAAACGTTACCAGCAATTGAAGCCTATAGGATCAGGGGCACAGGGCATTGTTTG TGCTGCGTTCGATACGGTCCTTGGAATAAACGTTGCTGTAAAGAAGTTGAGCCGTCCTTTTCAGAATCAAACCCACGCGAAAAGAGCTTACAGAGAGcttgttcttttaaaatgtgtcaATCACAAAAAT ataATTAGCTTATTAAATGTATTTACACCGCAGAAGTCACTAGAGGAATTTCAGGATGT ATATTTGGTTATGGAGCTGATGGATGCCAACTTGTGCCAAGTTATTCATATGGAATTGGATCATGAAAGAATGTCTTATCTCCTTTACCAGATGCTATGTGGTATCAAACATCTCCACTCAGCTGGTATCATCCACAGA GATTTGAAACCCAGCAACATAGTAGTAAAATCAGATTGTACACTCAAAATCCTTGATTTTGGACTGGCAAGAACAGCGTGTACTAATTTTATGATGACTCCATATGTAGTAACACGATATTACAGAGCGCCAGAGGTTATCCTTGGAATGGGATATAAAGAGAATG ttGATATCTGGTCAGTTGGTTGCATCATGGGAGAATTGGTGAAAGGTTGTGTGATATTCCAAGGCACTGATC ATATTGATCAATGGAATAAAGTAATTGAACAACTAGGAACGCCCTCAGCAGAATTCATGAAGAAACTACAGCCTACAGTGAGGAATTATGTAGAAAACAGGCCAAAATATCCAGGTATTAAATTTGAAGAGCTCTTTCCAGACTGGATATTTCCATCAGAATCAGACCGTGACAAGTTAAAAA CCAGTCAAGCTAGAGATTTATTATCAAAAATGCTTGTAGTAGATCCAGACAAGAGAATTTCCGTAGATGAGGCCTTACGTCATCCCTATATTACTGTCTGGTATGATCCAGCTGAAGCAGAAGCT CCTCCACCTCAAATTTACGATGCACAACTGGAGGAGAGAGAACACGCAATTGAAGAATGGAAAG AATTAATATACAAAGAGGTAATGGATTgggaagaaagaagcaagaatggTGTGGTAAAAGACCAGCCCTCAG CACAGATGCAGCAGTGA
- the MAPK9 gene encoding mitogen-activated protein kinase 9 isoform X1, with protein sequence MSESKSDSQFYSVQVADSTFTVLKRYQQLKPIGSGAQGIVCAAFDTVLGINVAVKKLSRPFQNQTHAKRAYRELVLLKCVNHKNIISLLNVFTPQKSLEEFQDVYLVMELMDANLCQVIHMELDHERMSYLLYQMLCGIKHLHSAGIIHRDLKPSNIVVKSDCTLKILDFGLARTACTNFMMTPYVVTRYYRAPEVILGMGYKENVDIWSVGCIMGELVKGCVIFQGTDHIDQWNKVIEQLGTPSAEFMKKLQPTVRNYVENRPKYPGIKFEELFPDWIFPSESDRDKLKTSQARDLLSKMLVVDPDKRISVDEALRHPYITVWYDPAEAEAPPPQIYDAQLEEREHAIEEWKELIYKEVMDWEERSKNGVVKDQPSDAAVNSNTSPSQSSSINDISSMSTEQTLASDTDSSLDALTGPLEGCR encoded by the exons ATGAGTGAAAGTAAATCTGATAGTCAGTTTTACAGTGTTCAAGTTGCAGATTCAACATTCACTGTACTAAAACGTTACCAGCAATTGAAGCCTATAGGATCAGGGGCACAGGGCATTGTTTG TGCTGCGTTCGATACGGTCCTTGGAATAAACGTTGCTGTAAAGAAGTTGAGCCGTCCTTTTCAGAATCAAACCCACGCGAAAAGAGCTTACAGAGAGcttgttcttttaaaatgtgtcaATCACAAAAAT ataATTAGCTTATTAAATGTATTTACACCGCAGAAGTCACTAGAGGAATTTCAGGATGT ATATTTGGTTATGGAGCTGATGGATGCCAACTTGTGCCAAGTTATTCATATGGAATTGGATCATGAAAGAATGTCTTATCTCCTTTACCAGATGCTATGTGGTATCAAACATCTCCACTCAGCTGGTATCATCCACAGA GATTTGAAACCCAGCAACATAGTAGTAAAATCAGATTGTACACTCAAAATCCTTGATTTTGGACTGGCAAGAACAGCGTGTACTAATTTTATGATGACTCCATATGTAGTAACACGATATTACAGAGCGCCAGAGGTTATCCTTGGAATGGGATATAAAGAGAATG ttGATATCTGGTCAGTTGGTTGCATCATGGGAGAATTGGTGAAAGGTTGTGTGATATTCCAAGGCACTGATC ATATTGATCAATGGAATAAAGTAATTGAACAACTAGGAACGCCCTCAGCAGAATTCATGAAGAAACTACAGCCTACAGTGAGGAATTATGTAGAAAACAGGCCAAAATATCCAGGTATTAAATTTGAAGAGCTCTTTCCAGACTGGATATTTCCATCAGAATCAGACCGTGACAAGTTAAAAA CCAGTCAAGCTAGAGATTTATTATCAAAAATGCTTGTAGTAGATCCAGACAAGAGAATTTCCGTAGATGAGGCCTTACGTCATCCCTATATTACTGTCTGGTATGATCCAGCTGAAGCAGAAGCT CCTCCACCTCAAATTTACGATGCACAACTGGAGGAGAGAGAACACGCAATTGAAGAATGGAAAG AATTAATATACAAAGAGGTAATGGATTgggaagaaagaagcaagaatggTGTGGTAAAAGACCAGCCCTCAG ATGCAGCAGTGAATAGCAACACCAGTCCTTCCCAGTCATCATCTATCAATGACATTTCATCCATGTCAACAGAGCAAACATTGGCTTCAGATACAGACAGCAGCCTCGATGCCTTGACAGGACCCCTCGAAGGATGCCGATGA
- the MAPK9 gene encoding mitogen-activated protein kinase 9 isoform X3, with product MSESKSDSQFYSVQVADSTFTVLKRYQQLKPIGSGAQGIVCAAFDTVLGINVAVKKLSRPFQNQTHAKRAYRELVLLKCVNHKNIISLLNVFTPQKSLEEFQDVYLVMELMDANLCQVIHMELDHERMSYLLYQMLCGIKHLHSAGIIHRDLKPSNIVVKSDCTLKILDFGLARTACTNFMMTPYVVTRYYRAPEVILGMGYKENVDIWSVGCIMGELVKGCVIFQGTDHIDQWNKVIEQLGTPSAEFMKKLQPTVRNYVENRPKYPGIKFEELFPDWIFPSESDRDKLKTSQARDLLSKMLVVDPDKRISVDEALRHPYITVWYDPAEAEAPPPQIYDAQLEEREHAIEEWKELIYKEVMDWEERSKNGVVKDQPSEQTLASDTDSSLDALTGPLEGCR from the exons ATGAGTGAAAGTAAATCTGATAGTCAGTTTTACAGTGTTCAAGTTGCAGATTCAACATTCACTGTACTAAAACGTTACCAGCAATTGAAGCCTATAGGATCAGGGGCACAGGGCATTGTTTG TGCTGCGTTCGATACGGTCCTTGGAATAAACGTTGCTGTAAAGAAGTTGAGCCGTCCTTTTCAGAATCAAACCCACGCGAAAAGAGCTTACAGAGAGcttgttcttttaaaatgtgtcaATCACAAAAAT ataATTAGCTTATTAAATGTATTTACACCGCAGAAGTCACTAGAGGAATTTCAGGATGT ATATTTGGTTATGGAGCTGATGGATGCCAACTTGTGCCAAGTTATTCATATGGAATTGGATCATGAAAGAATGTCTTATCTCCTTTACCAGATGCTATGTGGTATCAAACATCTCCACTCAGCTGGTATCATCCACAGA GATTTGAAACCCAGCAACATAGTAGTAAAATCAGATTGTACACTCAAAATCCTTGATTTTGGACTGGCAAGAACAGCGTGTACTAATTTTATGATGACTCCATATGTAGTAACACGATATTACAGAGCGCCAGAGGTTATCCTTGGAATGGGATATAAAGAGAATG ttGATATCTGGTCAGTTGGTTGCATCATGGGAGAATTGGTGAAAGGTTGTGTGATATTCCAAGGCACTGATC ATATTGATCAATGGAATAAAGTAATTGAACAACTAGGAACGCCCTCAGCAGAATTCATGAAGAAACTACAGCCTACAGTGAGGAATTATGTAGAAAACAGGCCAAAATATCCAGGTATTAAATTTGAAGAGCTCTTTCCAGACTGGATATTTCCATCAGAATCAGACCGTGACAAGTTAAAAA CCAGTCAAGCTAGAGATTTATTATCAAAAATGCTTGTAGTAGATCCAGACAAGAGAATTTCCGTAGATGAGGCCTTACGTCATCCCTATATTACTGTCTGGTATGATCCAGCTGAAGCAGAAGCT CCTCCACCTCAAATTTACGATGCACAACTGGAGGAGAGAGAACACGCAATTGAAGAATGGAAAG AATTAATATACAAAGAGGTAATGGATTgggaagaaagaagcaagaatggTGTGGTAAAAGACCAGCCCTCAG AGCAAACATTGGCTTCAGATACAGACAGCAGCCTCGATGCCTTGACAGGACCCCTCGAAGGATGCCGATGA